A window of Halichoerus grypus chromosome 12, mHalGry1.hap1.1, whole genome shotgun sequence contains these coding sequences:
- the C12H7orf78 gene encoding LOW QUALITY PROTEIN: putative uncharacterized protein C7orf78 homolog (The sequence of the model RefSeq protein was modified relative to this genomic sequence to represent the inferred CDS: inserted 1 base in 1 codon): MGVNTWEIKPPDFSYKLYTSLRFPEKPSRSIKEEXRKKGNFQETRLHLPSIRNHPKKTKSPEFITTFPHLDSHKAKLMFVKSGKYPNGVYLNPKPHDFRQYQCNLPNFVTTCEKDPFGLKFKSRHLSTVHGCHSLKDDKQKNSTERFITYKPHECTWDSKLILPKAPWPIKSASFTRHRRRRDVYSAFMDRVEEKFTQTCKNRLDRSRAFLPTAKSQHLHPLARGHLRLLEQVGGAGG, translated from the exons ATGGGAGTCAACACATGGGAAATAAAGCCTCCCGATTTCAGTTATAAACTGTACACATCTTTGAGATTTCCAGAAAAACCATCAAGGAGTATTaaggaag caaggaaaaaaggtAATTTTCAGGAAACAAGGCTTCACCTGCCCAGCATAAGGAATCATCCCAAGAAGACCAAATCCCCGGAGTTTATAACTACATTCCCACATCTGGATTCACATAAAGCGAAGTTAATGTTTGTGAAGAGTGGAAAATATCCAAATGGTGTATACCTCAATCCCAAACCACATGACTTTCGACAG TACCAATGTAATTTACCAAACTTTGTGACAACTTGTGAAAAGGACCCTTTTGGATTAAAATTTAAGTCCAGACACTTAAGTACAG TACATGGGTGCCACTCGCTGAAAGATGATAAACAGAAGAATAGTACAGAAAGATTTATCACCTACAAGCCTCATGAATGCACCTGGGATTCAAAGCTAATTTTACCAAAAGCTCCGTGGCCCATTAAATCTGCTTCATTCACG AGACACAGAAGGCGGCGAGATGTGTACAGTGCATTTATGGATCGTGTGGAAGAAAAGTTTACCCAAACATGCAAGAACAG ACTTGATCGTTCTAGAGCATTTCTGCCAACTGCCAAGAGCCAGCATCTGCATCCCCTTGCCCGAGGCCATCTGCGGCTGCTGGAGCAAGTCGGAGGTGCTGGGGGTTAA